Below is a genomic region from Desulfobacter sp..
TGTTATTTCCTTTCTTTTTTTGCTGGTGCTTCCTGTGCTGCCCCTGGTTTGGATATTGTCCCCAAAACGTCGAGCCAACCTTGTTCAGCGTCTGGGAATCTTTACAAGTATTTCCCAAAAAAAGAAATCCCAGTATCGCGTCTGGGTACATGCCCTGTCCGTGGGCGAGGTAACCTCTTCTGTCCCCTTTGTCAGGGCCTTGAAAAAGAAAATGCCAGAGGCCGAGATTGTGTTTACGGCATCCACCCGAACCGGGTTTGAGACTGCAAAAAAACAGCTGGGCCTGGAAAGCGGTCAGGGCCTGGTCTCTGTTCTTGGGTATTTTCCCTTTGATCTCTGGCTCTCTGTCATACGGGTGGCCTCAAGGATAGAGCCGGATCTTATCTGTCTTGTTGAGACAGATCTCTGGCCCGGTTTTTTGTCCATCATGAAGCATCGGGGTGTGCCTGTGGTGCTGATCAATGCCAGGCTTTCCCCAAGATCTTTGAAGGGGTATCAAAAACTAGGCAGATTTTCTTCCCTGTTTTTTTCAGGCCTTTCCCATGTCATGGCCCAGACAGCCAAGGACGCCCAGGGGTTTGAACAGCTTGGGGTCCGGGCCCAAAATTTGTCCGTAACCGGGAACATCAAGTTTGACCAGCCCTGTATACCCATGGACAGACAAGAGAGAATACGGCTTAATCAGCGTTTGGGCATAGGGGTGTCCCAGCGGGTATGGCTGGCAGGCTCCACCCACAAAGGAGAAGAAAAGATGGTGGTTGAAGCC
It encodes:
- a CDS encoding 3-deoxy-D-manno-octulosonic acid transferase, which produces MILFYHIVISFLFLLVLPVLPLVWILSPKRRANLVQRLGIFTSISQKKKSQYRVWVHALSVGEVTSSVPFVRALKKKMPEAEIVFTASTRTGFETAKKQLGLESGQGLVSVLGYFPFDLWLSVIRVASRIEPDLICLVETDLWPGFLSIMKHRGVPVVLINARLSPRSLKGYQKLGRFSSLFFSGLSHVMAQTAKDAQGFEQLGVRAQNLSVTGNIKFDQPCIPMDRQERIRLNQRLGIGVSQRVWLAGSTHKGEEKMVVEAFVRAREICPDLFLIIAPRNPDRCQKLMADLPAAGGKPALFSDDKDKKQTADILFIDTLGELSRAYAVCEFAFIGGSLVAKGGHNPLEPAMFGKPILFGPHMTDFQEVESLLVAAGGGARVNQSNDLARKVMALLEDPALANAMAEASQRVFAENSGALDRIIEILKGEYL